One genomic window of Methanosarcina acetivorans C2A includes the following:
- a CDS encoding 3-isopropylmalate dehydratase small subunit has product MEGRAWKFGDDVDTDAVIPGRYLIFNTPGELAKYTFEGVRPDFAKKVHENDIVVAGSNFGCGSSREHAPLALKGSKVSCVIAKSFARIFFRNAINIGVPVLECPNTDRIDDGDELEVDLSTGDIQNITKGETYQATPLPDFVREIVDEGGLIEYARKLVSER; this is encoded by the coding sequence ATGGAAGGAAGAGCCTGGAAATTCGGAGATGACGTGGATACGGATGCAGTAATTCCCGGGAGGTACCTTATTTTCAATACCCCGGGAGAGCTTGCCAAGTATACATTTGAAGGCGTACGCCCTGATTTTGCAAAAAAAGTTCACGAAAATGACATTGTGGTCGCTGGAAGTAATTTCGGCTGCGGGTCCTCACGCGAACACGCTCCTCTGGCCCTTAAAGGGTCAAAGGTATCCTGTGTGATCGCAAAGTCTTTCGCAAGGATCTTTTTCAGAAACGCGATCAACATCGGAGTCCCGGTCCTTGAATGTCCGAACACGGACAGGATCGATGACGGAGATGAACTTGAAGTGGACCTTTCAACAGGGGACATCCAAAACATAACAAAAGGAGAGACCTACCAGGCAACCCCCCTCCCGGATTTCGTTCGCGAGATCGTTGATGAGGGAGGGCTCATAGAGTATGCCCGGAAACTGGTCTCTGAACGCTGA
- a CDS encoding outer membrane lipoprotein-sorting protein gives MSRVITTKELKSILVLAFIAITLFASGCTEENLSAEEIATQMMDKQNSIQDYSYTMYMTSYTEGQVEEIESKFMFKKPNKFKEIMTESGKDSQITVSDGEISWSYNPDANTVIKMKPSEDPGAQKGDYIYAINEFLDDNNVTLLRTENVDGRATYLLNITPKEIHTDDDLKSKIIKIWVDKETWMPLRWEYYNADGNLTDKNEIRDLKVNTGIPDSEFKFEIPDSAKIIDLGMIPPYEELSLEEARNNASFKILTPEYLPDGYKFNYSIITNNSKYSTDPESHYETVELVYAKEGASKRKHIILTETVYENLSFYPTVINGTDIQINEIEGKCFSDEDTTRLIWRLGDINLLLGTPLEKNETLKIAESISEKL, from the coding sequence ATGAGTAGAGTGATAACAACAAAAGAGCTTAAATCAATACTTGTGTTGGCATTCATAGCTATAACACTCTTTGCCTCAGGCTGCACGGAAGAAAACCTAAGTGCAGAAGAAATTGCTACCCAGATGATGGATAAACAGAACAGCATTCAAGATTATTCATATACAATGTACATGACCTCTTACACTGAAGGACAGGTTGAAGAAATCGAATCAAAATTTATGTTCAAAAAACCTAACAAATTCAAAGAAATTATGACGGAATCCGGAAAAGATAGTCAGATCACTGTATCGGATGGAGAGATCTCCTGGAGTTACAACCCGGATGCAAATACGGTCATAAAAATGAAACCCTCGGAAGATCCTGGCGCTCAGAAAGGTGACTACATCTATGCTATAAATGAGTTCCTGGACGATAATAATGTAACACTACTAAGAACAGAAAATGTAGATGGAAGAGCCACTTATCTGCTGAATATAACCCCAAAAGAAATACATACAGATGATGATCTGAAATCTAAAATAATAAAAATCTGGGTAGATAAGGAAACATGGATGCCTCTTAGGTGGGAGTATTATAACGCTGATGGAAATCTAACTGATAAAAACGAAATTCGAGACCTGAAAGTTAATACTGGAATTCCAGACTCCGAGTTCAAATTCGAAATCCCGGATAGTGCAAAGATAATTGATTTAGGAATGATACCACCATATGAAGAATTGAGCCTTGAAGAAGCCAGAAATAATGCAAGTTTTAAAATCCTTACTCCTGAATACTTGCCTGATGGTTATAAATTCAATTATTCAATAATCACCAACAACAGTAAATATTCCACAGATCCAGAAAGCCATTACGAAACGGTTGAACTGGTATACGCGAAAGAAGGAGCCAGCAAGAGAAAACATATAATTCTCACCGAAACCGTATATGAGAACTTATCTTTCTATCCTACAGTTATTAACGGCACTGACATTCAGATTAATGAGATCGAAGGAAAATGTTTCTCTGATGAAGATACGACAAGGCTGATTTGGAGGTTAGGAGATATTAATCTTTTACTTGGTACACCCCTGGAAAAGAATGAAACACTGAAAATAGCGGAATCAATTTCAGAAAAGCTATAA
- a CDS encoding methyltransferase domain-containing protein: protein MARKKQFEKPLHGDKESVRFATPEPIARYRAQRLRCKTLADISCGIGGQTVFFAQQCEFVYAVEIDPKKIEYAKQNCEMYGLDNVKFICGDALDPKVIEQIPAVDVVFSDPFRPAEEDRRQVSSLEPGIPKVLSAYGEKTKNFAFEAPPQMPPERIPFDCEKEYISLDGQLNRLTLYFGGLKQYDRLAVALPAGEGLVSKNLPLPQIRETEKMKLCAYEPEPSVVAAGLLPELVESMMQMAGPIVGAFELFRVDKKRLLLTSDALIKQSMIKNHYLVLKVCPFEPREINKFLKDGNVGSVVLRAGVKPEDYWEVRNEVEKGLEGKKTIHLFVKDGIAILCEVLFKV from the coding sequence GTGGCACGGAAAAAGCAATTTGAAAAACCCCTGCACGGGGATAAGGAAAGCGTGCGCTTTGCAACTCCCGAGCCTATTGCCCGCTACAGGGCACAGCGCCTGAGATGTAAGACTCTTGCTGATATCAGCTGTGGGATCGGAGGGCAGACAGTCTTTTTTGCACAGCAGTGCGAGTTCGTATATGCAGTGGAAATCGACCCGAAGAAAATCGAGTATGCAAAACAGAACTGCGAGATGTACGGGCTTGACAATGTAAAATTCATCTGCGGAGACGCCCTTGACCCGAAAGTTATCGAACAGATCCCGGCAGTAGATGTAGTTTTTTCTGACCCCTTCCGCCCGGCAGAAGAAGACAGGAGACAGGTCTCAAGCCTTGAGCCGGGAATTCCGAAGGTGCTTTCCGCTTATGGGGAAAAGACAAAAAACTTCGCCTTCGAAGCCCCACCCCAGATGCCACCGGAAAGGATTCCTTTTGACTGCGAAAAAGAGTATATTTCCCTGGACGGACAGCTCAACCGCCTGACTCTTTACTTCGGCGGGTTGAAACAGTATGACAGGCTTGCTGTGGCTCTTCCTGCAGGCGAAGGGCTGGTCTCAAAGAATCTGCCGCTTCCGCAAATAAGGGAAACGGAAAAGATGAAACTCTGCGCTTACGAACCCGAACCCTCGGTTGTTGCAGCAGGGCTACTTCCCGAACTTGTGGAATCCATGATGCAGATGGCAGGCCCGATTGTCGGGGCTTTCGAACTGTTCAGGGTTGACAAAAAGAGGCTTTTGCTGACCTCGGATGCCCTCATCAAGCAATCAATGATCAAAAACCATTACCTTGTACTGAAGGTTTGTCCTTTTGAACCCCGCGAGATCAATAAGTTCCTGAAGGACGGAAACGTCGGGAGTGTCGTACTTCGGGCAGGAGTAAAACCCGAAGACTACTGGGAAGTTCGAAACGAAGTCGAAAAAGGACTTGAAGGAAAGAAAACCATACATCTCTTTGTAAAAGACGGGATAGCAATCCTCTGCGAAGTGCTCTTTAAGGTATGA
- a CDS encoding helix-turn-helix transcriptional regulator, with the protein MDSLQKATLIDLLLRSDKRRKILLFLREGPKNIEEITGFLGSSCIATLPQIKRLAEKRLIEQEDKNYKLSTVGLIITEKMASLTGTFEVFENNLDYWGQKDLTGIPSFLRLKFGKLACSRIIEPPLNRMFEPRMFEPPEEFIDSLKKSAEIMYFSSFFQPSFSGFDPDFLKRKTDSTFIFTKNFFERILSLPSGETVDLMLPGNSNLYLYGGASSLVSLTVTERFMALLLPNKKGILDRNFLISFDSEAIEWGKELFTYYKDLSRKVSGDEANSLISEKIPVCDKS; encoded by the coding sequence GTGGATTCTCTTCAGAAAGCTACGCTAATAGATTTGCTTTTAAGGTCGGATAAAAGAAGAAAAATTCTGCTTTTTCTCAGGGAAGGGCCGAAAAATATTGAAGAAATCACTGGATTTCTGGGCTCTTCCTGTATCGCAACCCTCCCCCAGATTAAAAGACTGGCAGAAAAAAGGCTGATTGAGCAGGAAGATAAAAATTACAAACTTTCCACGGTTGGGTTGATAATCACTGAAAAGATGGCTTCTCTTACGGGAACTTTCGAGGTCTTCGAAAATAACCTTGATTACTGGGGGCAAAAAGACTTGACCGGGATTCCTTCCTTTTTGCGTTTGAAATTCGGAAAGTTAGCCTGTTCCAGGATTATAGAGCCCCCGCTTAACAGGATGTTTGAGCCCAGGATGTTTGAGCCGCCGGAAGAATTCATAGATTCCCTCAAAAAATCCGCCGAAATCATGTATTTTTCTTCGTTTTTCCAGCCTTCTTTTTCAGGTTTTGACCCGGATTTTTTGAAGAGAAAAACAGATTCTACTTTCATTTTCACAAAAAACTTTTTTGAAAGAATTCTCAGTCTTCCCTCAGGGGAAACCGTTGATTTAATGCTGCCGGGCAATTCAAACCTCTATCTATACGGAGGGGCTTCATCCTTAGTCTCACTTACCGTAACCGAGAGGTTTATGGCTTTACTGCTTCCCAATAAAAAAGGGATACTTGACCGTAACTTCCTGATAAGTTTCGACAGTGAGGCAATAGAATGGGGTAAAGAACTTTTCACGTACTACAAGGACCTTTCCAGAAAAGTCTCAGGAGATGAAGCTAATTCCCTGATCTCTGAAAAAATCCCGGTATGTGATAAATCCTGA
- a CDS encoding DUF190 domain-containing protein, with the protein MQSALLRIYLKQNVTYHGKSVHEAILELLRDSGISGATLLRGIEGYGADGKIHTLKILNLSNDLPVVVEAVDEEEKIRALVPKLREIIGEELMTMQAVEIL; encoded by the coding sequence ATGCAATCCGCACTTCTCCGCATCTACCTAAAACAAAACGTAACCTACCACGGCAAATCCGTCCACGAAGCAATCCTTGAACTTTTGCGCGATTCCGGCATCAGTGGTGCAACCCTGCTCAGAGGAATTGAAGGTTATGGAGCGGACGGAAAGATTCATACCCTGAAGATCCTGAACTTGAGCAATGACCTTCCAGTAGTCGTGGAAGCTGTGGACGAAGAGGAAAAAATCAGGGCTCTGGTCCCTAAGCTGAGAGAAATTATAGGAGAAGAACTGATGACTATGCAGGCAGTGGAGATTCTTTAA
- a CDS encoding isocitrate/isopropylmalate dehydrogenase family protein gives MTQYKVPVLPGDGIGPEIIAEGKKVIDAAGERFGFDVEWIEYPHGADHYLKTGELISEETLKELSGYPAIYLGSIGDPRIAPGVLEKGILLTARFYFDQYINLRPIKLLEGVWTPIKDKTAKDIDFVVVRENTEDFYIGVGGRAKKGESKDLLEVKRTLYSAKFGLDIETDSEEIGYQIGLISKEGTKRVIEYAFDLAENRKKHVSSVDKANVLSDIYGFWREEFNAVAAAHPDITTDFNFVDAITMWFVKNPEWFDVVVTPNMFGDIITDLGAMIQGGLGLAPGGNINPKGTSMFEPIHGSAPKYKGQNKVNPIATIWAGAMLIEQLGEKEAADTIVNAIQKNILEGKVKTYDMGGKNTTSDVGDDIARIVKGE, from the coding sequence ATGACGCAGTATAAGGTTCCGGTCCTTCCCGGCGACGGGATAGGCCCAGAAATCATCGCCGAAGGCAAGAAAGTAATAGATGCCGCAGGCGAAAGATTCGGTTTTGATGTAGAATGGATTGAATACCCGCATGGAGCAGATCACTACCTGAAAACAGGAGAACTGATCTCGGAAGAGACCTTAAAGGAATTATCCGGCTACCCTGCCATTTACCTTGGCTCCATCGGAGACCCCAGGATTGCCCCAGGAGTTCTTGAAAAGGGAATCTTATTAACTGCACGCTTTTACTTTGACCAGTACATCAACCTGCGCCCGATAAAACTTCTCGAAGGAGTCTGGACCCCGATTAAAGACAAGACAGCAAAAGACATCGACTTTGTCGTGGTCAGGGAAAACACCGAAGACTTCTACATAGGAGTCGGCGGCAGAGCAAAGAAAGGAGAGAGCAAAGACCTCCTTGAAGTCAAAAGGACGCTCTACTCTGCAAAATTCGGCCTGGACATCGAGACTGACAGCGAAGAAATAGGCTACCAGATAGGCCTTATCTCCAAAGAAGGCACAAAAAGAGTTATCGAATACGCCTTTGACCTTGCAGAAAACAGGAAGAAACACGTCTCCTCGGTTGATAAAGCAAACGTCCTTTCCGACATTTACGGCTTCTGGAGAGAAGAGTTCAATGCAGTCGCCGCAGCCCACCCGGACATTACCACCGACTTCAACTTCGTTGACGCCATCACAATGTGGTTTGTGAAAAACCCCGAATGGTTCGATGTGGTCGTAACCCCGAACATGTTCGGAGACATCATCACCGACCTCGGAGCCATGATCCAGGGCGGCCTCGGACTTGCCCCCGGCGGAAACATCAACCCGAAGGGCACAAGCATGTTTGAGCCCATCCACGGTTCAGCCCCGAAATACAAGGGCCAGAACAAAGTCAACCCGATTGCAACAATCTGGGCAGGCGCCATGCTCATAGAACAGCTCGGAGAAAAGGAAGCTGCTGACACCATAGTTAATGCAATCCAGAAAAACATCCTGGAAGGCAAAGTCAAAACCTACGACATGGGAGGCAAAAACACCACTTCAGATGTCGGAGACGACATTGCAAGGATAGTAAAGGGAGAATAA
- a CDS encoding PAS domain S-box protein, translating into MRKYLRNSGIDIVGNVSFGTHFCQFYQTKEDLMDMLVPYFKAGLESNEFCMWVTSQPLEVEKAKKALRKSVPDLDIYLEKGQIEIIPCTCWYLNEGIFDSRRILNGYVEKLDQALANGYDGLRLSESTFWGGKKDWNNFVNYEKEIDRVIGNYHMLALSTCPLDRCSATEIIEVVSSHQFSLIKKEGKWEREDNFGRKKAEEAAVRDAGDWEQTFDAIPDLIAILDTEYQIVRANRAMAVKLGVTPEECIGQTCYRIIHGKSKPPSSCPHRQLLKDGAEHTAEVYEDCLGGYSIVSVSPLYDSKGKLTGSIHVARDINERKQEEHRIHRYNRILGEINRIFSNVVQAKTEKELGNACLSVALEMTGSQIGFIGELGIDGILHDIAISESGLDQCLMYDKTGHRYRPGVLVVHGLYGSVVNSGKSFFTNDPPSHFDSIGVPNGHPPLTSFLGVPLVQDGKTIGVLTVANREGGYSCEQQEDLEAIAPAVTQALQRKKAEQERKRAEEALIRRENEFRTLAENSPDMIARFDRQNHHTYVNPAAAEVYDLSQEEIIGKTHSELGRNLKHVTFWEKHNEKVFTTGNSETMEFHYTSSQGKECHFNTRIVPEFVNGKVTSVLAISRDITDIKEAEAKLKETLDNLENLVKERTAQLEKAYNLLKENEKGLAEAQRMAHLGNWDWNLVTGEIHCSDELYRIFGLNPREFSTICSEALSYVHPDDRDHVNDAIKKALDGKPCSIDFRIISTDGAERIVHAQGEVVCDEKNTPVRIKGIVQDITERKRAEEKIQILANAVESSDDAIITKSLDGIITSWNKGAEKVYGYSAEEVLGKPISILEPSFFGGETKKLTEMVKQGERVHHHETMRLRKDGTRISVSMALSPVFDIHGNLTAISAITRDITESKRAEDKLRESEEKYRNIVETANEGVLIIDDNAMITYANKKMTDMSGYRLEEGIGRSIWDFISEGSKAIAKLNLKRRRQGANGSYELKLIRGDGSPLWVLINAKSLFDKDGKFAGSLSMLTDVTERKEAEETLANLEIARKKEIHHRIKNNLQVISSLLDLQAEKFNSREDIKDSEVLEAFRESQDRVISMALIHEELYKGGEFDTLDFSSYIEELTENLFLTYRLGNTDISLNMDLEENIFFDMDTAVPLGMIINELVSNSFKYAFQGRNRGEIRIKFRREENGKYINSGVKSKNGGCKSNNFTLTVSDNGVGIPENFDIEDLDSLGFQLITSLVDQLDGKLELKRNNGTEFTVRFTVRDKNE; encoded by the coding sequence ATGAGAAAATATCTGAGAAATTCTGGCATTGATATTGTTGGGAACGTGTCTTTTGGAACGCACTTCTGCCAGTTCTATCAGACAAAAGAAGATTTGATGGACATGCTTGTTCCCTATTTTAAAGCAGGACTGGAAAGTAACGAATTCTGCATGTGGGTTACATCGCAACCTCTAGAAGTAGAAAAGGCAAAAAAAGCACTTAGAAAATCTGTTCCTGATCTTGATATTTATCTGGAGAAAGGGCAAATAGAAATTATTCCCTGTACCTGCTGGTATTTAAATGAAGGTATTTTCGATTCGAGAAGGATCTTAAACGGCTATGTTGAAAAACTTGATCAGGCCCTGGCAAATGGATACGACGGTTTGAGGTTGAGTGAAAGCACTTTTTGGGGGGGAAAAAAGGATTGGAATAATTTTGTTAACTACGAGAAAGAAATAGACAGAGTCATCGGCAACTACCATATGTTAGCTCTCTCTACTTGCCCACTTGACAGGTGCAGCGCAACTGAGATTATTGAAGTCGTCTCCAGCCATCAATTTTCTTTGATCAAAAAGGAAGGAAAATGGGAAAGGGAAGACAATTTTGGGAGGAAGAAAGCTGAAGAAGCAGCTGTTCGAGATGCAGGGGATTGGGAACAAACTTTTGACGCTATACCAGACCTGATAGCTATACTTGATACCGAATATCAAATTGTTCGTGCAAACAGAGCTATGGCGGTAAAATTAGGAGTGACACCAGAAGAGTGCATTGGACAGACTTGCTATCGGATTATTCATGGGAAGAGCAAACCTCCTTCTTCCTGCCCGCACCGGCAGTTGCTTAAGGACGGGGCTGAACATACCGCAGAGGTTTACGAGGATTGTCTTGGTGGTTATTCAATAGTAAGCGTCTCGCCACTATATGATTCGAAAGGAAAACTCACCGGGAGTATTCATGTAGCCCGTGATATCAATGAACGCAAACAAGAAGAGCACCGAATACACAGATACAACCGTATTCTTGGGGAAATTAACAGAATCTTCAGCAATGTAGTGCAGGCAAAAACAGAAAAAGAATTGGGAAATGCATGTCTGTCTGTAGCCCTGGAAATGACCGGCAGCCAGATTGGTTTCATTGGTGAACTAGGCATCGACGGGATATTGCACGATATCGCAATCAGCGAATCGGGATTGGATCAGTGCCTTATGTACGACAAGACAGGGCATCGCTACCGCCCAGGCGTTCTTGTTGTACATGGCTTGTACGGCAGTGTCGTCAACAGTGGAAAAAGCTTTTTTACCAATGATCCTCCATCACATTTTGATAGTATCGGCGTGCCGAATGGTCATCCCCCGCTCACATCATTTCTCGGCGTGCCCCTTGTCCAGGATGGGAAAACGATAGGTGTGCTTACGGTCGCGAACCGTGAAGGAGGTTATAGCTGCGAGCAGCAGGAAGATCTGGAAGCTATCGCACCTGCGGTGACGCAGGCTCTGCAGAGGAAAAAGGCGGAACAGGAGCGAAAGCGGGCTGAAGAAGCGCTGATTAGGAGAGAAAATGAGTTTCGAACGTTGGCTGAAAATTCTCCTGACATGATTGCCCGCTTTGATAGACAAAATCACCATACATATGTTAATCCAGCAGCTGCGGAGGTTTACGATCTTTCTCAAGAAGAAATTATCGGGAAAACTCATAGTGAACTGGGAAGAAACCTGAAGCATGTAACGTTTTGGGAAAAACATAATGAGAAAGTTTTTACCACAGGGAACTCCGAAACAATGGAATTCCATTATACGTCGTCTCAAGGAAAAGAATGTCACTTTAATACACGAATAGTACCCGAGTTCGTTAATGGCAAAGTGACCTCTGTTCTTGCTATTTCCCGTGATATAACCGATATCAAGGAAGCAGAAGCTAAGCTGAAAGAAACACTCGACAATTTGGAAAATCTGGTTAAAGAACGGACAGCGCAGCTTGAGAAAGCTTATAATTTGTTGAAGGAAAACGAAAAAGGTCTTGCTGAAGCTCAAAGAATGGCACACCTGGGAAATTGGGACTGGAATCTTGTGACTGGTGAAATACACTGTTCCGATGAATTATATCGTATTTTTGGACTTAATCCTCGAGAATTCAGCACAATTTGCAGTGAAGCTTTAAGTTACGTACACCCGGATGATCGAGACCATGTGAATGATGCCATTAAAAAAGCCTTAGATGGAAAGCCCTGTAGCATTGATTTTAGAATAATTTCAACTGACGGAGCAGAGCGTATAGTCCATGCACAGGGTGAAGTTGTTTGTGATGAGAAAAATACTCCTGTTCGAATAAAGGGAATAGTTCAGGATATTACGGAACGTAAAAGAGCAGAAGAGAAAATTCAGATACTTGCGAATGCTGTAGAGTCATCGGATGATGCAATTATAACCAAGTCTCTTGATGGTATTATTACAAGTTGGAATAAGGGCGCAGAGAAGGTTTATGGTTATTCGGCTGAAGAAGTTCTGGGCAAGCCTATCTCTATTCTGGAACCGTCCTTTTTTGGTGGAGAAACGAAGAAATTAACTGAGATGGTTAAACAGGGAGAAAGGGTTCACCATCATGAGACTATGCGGTTAAGAAAGGACGGTACGAGAATATCCGTTTCAATGGCTCTTTCCCCGGTTTTTGACATTCATGGAAACCTCACCGCTATCTCGGCTATTACCAGAGATATAACCGAAAGCAAAAGAGCAGAAGATAAACTTCGAGAAAGTGAGGAGAAGTACCGCAACATCGTAGAGACAGCCAACGAAGGTGTGCTCATAATTGATGATAACGCCATGATCACTTATGCTAATAAAAAAATGACGGATATGTCTGGATACCGTCTGGAAGAAGGTATTGGAAGATCTATATGGGACTTCATCAGTGAAGGAAGTAAGGCTATTGCCAAACTGAACCTGAAAAGGAGGCGGCAGGGTGCCAATGGAAGCTACGAATTGAAATTGATACGTGGGGATGGCTCACCCCTGTGGGTACTTATAAACGCTAAATCTCTTTTTGATAAGGATGGCAAGTTTGCAGGCTCTCTGAGCATGCTTACTGACGTCACCGAGCGAAAAGAAGCTGAAGAGACCCTTGCAAATCTCGAGATTGCCCGCAAAAAGGAAATTCACCACAGAATTAAGAATAACCTGCAGGTAATTTCCTCCCTGCTGGACCTGCAGGCTGAAAAGTTCAATAGCAGAGAGGATATTAAGGATTCGGAAGTTCTGGAAGCCTTCAGGGAAAGCCAGGATAGAGTAATATCTATGGCTCTTATCCATGAGGAACTGTACAAAGGTGGAGAGTTCGATACACTTGATTTTTCGTCTTACATTGAGGAACTCACTGAAAATCTTTTCCTGACCTACAGGCTTGGAAATACCGACATCAGCTTAAACATGGATCTGGAAGAAAACATTTTCTTTGATATGGATACTGCAGTCCCGTTAGGGATGATCATTAATGAACTTGTTTCCAATTCCTTCAAGTATGCATTTCAAGGGAGAAACAGGGGAGAAATCCGAATCAAATTCCGTAGAGAAGAAAATGGAAAGTATATAAACAGTGGAGTAAAAAGCAAAAACGGAGGCTGTAAGAGTAACAATTTTACTCTAACCGTTTCAGATAACGGCGTGGGCATTCCCGAAAACTTTGATATTGAAGATCTTGATAGTCTTGGGTTTCAGTTAATAACTTCCCTTGTAGACCAGTTAGATGGGAAACTTGAACTGAAAAGGAACAATGGGACAGAGTTTACTGTAAGATTCACAGTAAGAGATAAAAATGAATAA
- a CDS encoding ATP-binding protein, translating into MPEGKNKEFRPAFRGKFSGTLRVLGNEENNGEGLLFLGNYMALDHSRGAAVYLDALKPHAVLICGKRGYGKSYTMGCMLEELAFLPPAIKGKLASLIIDTMGIFWTMSYPNSSEAGRLKNWDLAPKGLETEVFVPAGKVEAYKKRNIEVKPFSISIRDLSGSQWCRVLRIEEVSPLGILLVRTIESLREKDKPYSFEDIISEIFLDTRSDLTTKGAAENYFRAVKAWGLFSKEGTSLSELISGGRTTVLDVSPLENENVSAAAVSILAGRLYAERLEARRAYEKKQMGEIPEGKEFPMVWLFIDEAHIFVPAGRESLASEVLINRCLRQGRQPGLSLVLATQRPASLHPDVVSQSDLLICHRLTSSDDILALESSRPLYMQESLRTYLKKMGSEKGAALIVDDHSESVHMVRVRPRRSWHGGGEPSALEPYSKERSEEMTVQRSK; encoded by the coding sequence ATGCCTGAAGGAAAAAATAAAGAGTTCAGACCTGCTTTTCGAGGAAAATTCAGCGGAACGCTGCGAGTGCTTGGGAACGAAGAAAATAATGGAGAAGGTCTCCTGTTTCTTGGGAACTATATGGCACTTGACCATTCAAGGGGCGCTGCCGTTTATCTGGACGCCCTCAAGCCACATGCTGTTTTGATCTGCGGGAAAAGAGGATACGGAAAGTCCTACACGATGGGATGTATGCTGGAAGAACTTGCCTTTCTCCCTCCCGCCATCAAGGGAAAACTTGCCTCCCTTATCATTGATACTATGGGGATTTTCTGGACCATGAGTTATCCGAATTCTTCCGAAGCAGGAAGACTGAAAAACTGGGATCTAGCCCCCAAAGGCCTTGAGACCGAGGTTTTCGTGCCAGCAGGAAAGGTGGAAGCCTATAAGAAGCGAAACATAGAGGTAAAACCTTTTTCAATTTCGATCCGGGACCTATCCGGAAGCCAGTGGTGCAGGGTTCTCAGGATTGAGGAGGTTTCTCCTCTTGGGATTCTGCTCGTAAGGACTATTGAATCCCTCCGGGAAAAAGACAAACCTTATTCTTTTGAAGATATTATCAGCGAGATCTTCCTTGACACACGTTCGGACCTGACAACAAAAGGGGCTGCGGAAAACTATTTCAGGGCTGTGAAAGCCTGGGGGCTGTTCTCAAAAGAAGGGACATCTCTATCAGAACTGATATCCGGAGGCAGGACAACCGTTCTCGATGTAAGCCCCCTGGAAAACGAAAACGTTTCCGCTGCAGCAGTATCAATTCTTGCAGGCAGGCTTTATGCAGAAAGGCTTGAGGCAAGAAGAGCCTATGAAAAAAAGCAGATGGGAGAAATCCCTGAAGGAAAAGAGTTTCCCATGGTCTGGCTTTTTATCGATGAGGCTCACATCTTCGTACCTGCGGGAAGAGAAAGCCTTGCTTCGGAAGTGCTTATTAACCGCTGCCTCAGGCAGGGCAGGCAACCCGGGCTCTCCCTGGTACTGGCAACCCAGAGGCCTGCAAGCCTTCACCCTGACGTTGTCTCGCAGAGCGACCTGCTTATCTGCCACCGCCTCACCTCAAGTGATGATATCCTTGCCCTTGAAAGTTCCAGGCCCCTATATATGCAGGAAAGCCTCAGGACATACCTGAAGAAAATGGGAAGTGAAAAGGGAGCTGCATTGATAGTGGACGACCACTCCGAATCTGTCCATATGGTACGCGTCCGTCCGAGGAGGAGCTGGCATGGAGGAGGAGAGCCGAGTGCTCTTGAACCTTATTCCAAGGAAAGAAGCGAAGAAATGACAGTTCAACGATCAAAATAA
- a CDS encoding GNAT family N-acetyltransferase, with product MISIRPFNEADNKSMLEIERLCPQGEETCALGVDKKDIIARYKMYDNWNVLVAEVDGKIAGWIGLTVKPTHGREEKYAYLPEVMVHPAFRKKGVATKLVEEAEKRQGKWKQIMPMDTYTNQIPPLNSYSISLGILR from the coding sequence ATGATTTCGATCAGACCTTTTAATGAGGCCGATAATAAAAGCATGCTTGAAATAGAAAGGCTGTGCCCGCAGGGAGAGGAAACCTGTGCACTGGGTGTGGACAAGAAGGATATAATCGCCCGCTATAAAATGTATGATAACTGGAATGTGCTTGTGGCAGAAGTGGATGGAAAAATAGCTGGCTGGATAGGGCTGACTGTGAAACCGACTCATGGACGGGAAGAAAAGTATGCATACCTTCCTGAAGTGATGGTCCATCCGGCCTTTCGGAAGAAGGGGGTTGCTACAAAACTTGTAGAGGAGGCGGAAAAAAGGCAAGGGAAATGGAAGCAAATTATGCCTATGGATACATATACGAACCAAATACCGCCTCTCAATTCTTATTCAATAAGCCTGGGTATTCTAAGGTAA